A stretch of the Streptococcus oralis genome encodes the following:
- a CDS encoding DUF6556 family protein: MSNYRRTSKPKTEHIKKGFTVFQKTIATIGSILGLITATITIMNAMDNNKNNKKEPTTTQTTVVKEIQKEAPQENTTPNRDNTSTKENTTQEETSQSNKKEEKKEDQKTTTQDSSTPATNKETSDNGTQSNTTSSETKTNQ; this comes from the coding sequence ATGTCTAACTATCGTAGAACTTCAAAACCAAAAACAGAACACATCAAAAAGGGATTTACTGTCTTTCAAAAAACGATTGCTACAATCGGTAGTATCCTTGGCCTCATCACCGCTACTATTACCATCATGAACGCTATGGATAATAACAAAAACAACAAGAAAGAACCGACGACAACTCAAACAACTGTTGTCAAGGAAATTCAAAAAGAAGCCCCTCAGGAAAATACTACTCCTAATAGGGACAACACTTCTACTAAAGAAAATACCACGCAAGAAGAAACTTCTCAATCCAATAAAAAAGAGGAGAAAAAAGAAGATCAGAAAACAACAACTCAGGACTCTTCTACACCAGCTACAAATAAAGAAACAAGCGATAATGGAACACAGTCAAATACGACGAGTTCTGAAACTAAAACGAACCAGTAA